A region of Streptomyces cinnamoneus DNA encodes the following proteins:
- the abc-f gene encoding ribosomal protection-like ABC-F family protein, with translation MPTQLSLNDVSVSRGDRLLLDGVSLSVRPGERIGIVGENGAGKSTLLKLLAGMELPDDGRVVAVAHGGIGYLRQTPGLSPDHTVADAIDAALAELRAMEQRLRTLEAGLGASGPEALAAYGELLTAYEARGGYEADARVDKALHGLGLAHMARDRPLGGLSGGEQARLGLACLVAAAPEVMLLDEPTNHLDGAALHWLEETLRAHPGTVLAVSHDRLFLRRVATAVVEVDADRRTLVRYGGGYEGFVAERAAARRRWEQAYERWCAETEALAETASTTARSVAQGRPMKDGNKMAYDRDKGRVQSSVSSRVRNARERLRRLQEEPVPRPPEPLRFAARPGTGTAAGTLVSLENVRVGERLAVDALSVRAGERLLVHGANGAGKSTLLRLMAGVTTPDEGIVSRRGRIGYLAQEIPVNRPAERLLDAFRRGLPGTPEEQRALLLSYGLFRERDLHVPVGSLSAGQRRRLGLARLLARPADLLLLDEPANHLALGLVEQLEDALAAWAGALVIVSHDRALRGRFTGRQCEIRAGRAVAGQEYEAAGTRSI, from the coding sequence ATGCCCACCCAGCTCTCCCTGAACGACGTGTCCGTCTCCCGGGGCGACCGGCTGCTCCTCGACGGCGTCTCCCTCTCGGTGCGGCCGGGCGAACGGATCGGCATCGTCGGCGAGAACGGTGCCGGGAAGTCCACCCTGCTCAAGCTGCTGGCCGGCATGGAGCTCCCCGACGACGGCCGTGTCGTCGCCGTCGCCCACGGCGGCATCGGCTATCTGCGCCAGACCCCCGGGCTCTCCCCGGACCACACGGTCGCCGACGCGATCGACGCGGCCCTCGCGGAGCTGCGGGCCATGGAGCAACGGCTGCGCACGCTGGAGGCCGGCCTCGGCGCGTCGGGCCCCGAAGCGCTCGCCGCGTACGGGGAGCTGCTGACCGCCTACGAGGCTCGTGGCGGCTATGAGGCCGACGCCCGCGTCGACAAGGCCCTCCACGGCCTGGGGCTCGCCCACATGGCGCGCGACCGGCCGCTGGGTGGGTTGTCGGGCGGCGAACAGGCCCGGCTCGGCCTGGCGTGCCTCGTCGCGGCGGCGCCCGAGGTCATGCTCCTCGACGAACCGACCAACCATCTGGACGGGGCCGCCCTGCACTGGCTGGAGGAGACCCTGAGGGCCCACCCCGGCACGGTCCTCGCCGTCTCCCACGACCGGCTCTTCCTCCGGCGCGTGGCCACGGCCGTCGTCGAGGTCGACGCCGACCGCCGGACGCTGGTCCGCTACGGCGGGGGCTACGAGGGCTTCGTCGCCGAGCGGGCCGCCGCCCGCCGCCGCTGGGAACAGGCCTACGAACGCTGGTGCGCCGAGACCGAGGCGCTGGCCGAGACGGCCTCGACCACGGCCCGGAGCGTCGCACAGGGGCGTCCCATGAAGGACGGCAACAAGATGGCGTACGACCGGGACAAGGGCCGCGTCCAGTCCTCCGTCTCCAGCCGCGTGCGCAACGCGCGCGAGCGGCTGCGCAGGCTCCAGGAGGAGCCCGTGCCGCGGCCGCCGGAGCCCCTCCGCTTCGCCGCGCGGCCGGGTACGGGCACGGCCGCGGGGACCCTCGTCTCCCTGGAGAACGTGCGGGTGGGCGAGCGGCTCGCGGTGGACGCCCTGTCGGTCCGGGCGGGCGAGCGGCTGCTGGTCCACGGTGCCAACGGCGCGGGCAAGTCCACTCTGCTGCGCCTGATGGCCGGCGTGACGACGCCCGACGAAGGGATCGTCTCCCGGCGGGGACGCATCGGCTACCTCGCCCAGGAGATACCCGTGAACCGGCCGGCGGAGCGGCTGCTCGACGCCTTCCGCAGGGGACTGCCGGGAACGCCCGAGGAACAGCGCGCCCTGCTGCTGTCGTACGGCCTCTTCCGCGAGCGCGATCTCCATGTGCCCGTCGGCTCGCTCTCGGCCGGGCAGCGCCGTCGCCTGGGACTCGCCCGGCTGCTGGCCCGGCCCGCTGACCTGCTGTTGCTCGACGAGCCGGCCAACCACCTCGCCCTCGGCCTGGTCGAGCAGCTGGAGGACGCCCTGGCCGCATGGGCGGGCGCCCTCGTGATCGTCTCCCACGACCGTGCGCTCCGCGGCCGCTTCACCGGGCGGCAGTGTGAGATACGCGCAGGCCGGGCGGTGGCCGGCCAGGAGTACGAGGCGGCCGGCACCCGATCGATCTAG
- a CDS encoding histidine phosphatase family protein — protein MARPRRIVLLRHGESEGNVDDTVYEREPDHALALTDAGRKQVEKAGAYLRELFEGERVSVYVSPYRRTHQTFHGLKLDPTRVRVREEPRLREQDWGNWQDREDVRRQKVYRDAYGHFFYRFAQGESGADVYDRVGSFLESLWRSFEDPDHPPNVLLVTHGLTMRLFCMRWLHWTVAEFECLSNPGNAEIRMLQLGADGRYHLDRPFERWCTPESYGFTY, from the coding sequence ATGGCACGCCCCCGGCGCATCGTCCTCCTCCGGCACGGAGAGTCGGAAGGCAATGTGGACGACACGGTCTACGAGAGGGAGCCGGACCATGCCCTGGCCCTGACGGACGCCGGCCGCAAACAGGTCGAGAAGGCCGGCGCCTACCTCCGCGAGTTGTTCGAAGGCGAACGGGTCTCCGTCTATGTCTCGCCCTACCGGCGCACCCACCAGACCTTCCACGGCCTCAAGCTCGATCCGACCCGCGTCCGGGTCCGGGAGGAACCGCGGCTGCGCGAGCAGGACTGGGGAAACTGGCAGGACCGCGAGGACGTGCGCCGCCAGAAGGTCTACCGGGACGCCTACGGACACTTCTTCTACCGCTTCGCCCAGGGCGAGTCCGGCGCCGACGTCTACGACCGGGTGGGATCCTTCCTGGAGAGCCTGTGGCGCAGCTTCGAGGACCCCGACCACCCACCGAACGTCCTCCTGGTCACCCACGGCCTGACCATGCGGCTGTTCTGCATGAGATGGCTGCACTGGACCGTCGCCGAATTCGAGTGCCTGTCGAATCCCGGCAACGCCGAGATCCGCATGCTCCAGCTCGGGGCCGACGGCCGGTATCACCTTGACCGGCCATTCGAGCGCTGGTGCACACCTGAGTCGTACGGCTTCACCTATTAG
- a CDS encoding ADP-ribosylglycohydrolase family protein has protein sequence MNADRFHRALASLRGLAVGDALGSQFFVPANYPALKRRELPPAPWRWTDDTEMACSVLAVLAEHGRIDQDALARSFAERHDFDRGYGPAVGRMLRLIREGGDWRELAAALFKGQGSWGNGAAMRIAPLGAWYADDPEQATHQAEISAYTTHQHREAVAGSMAVAAAAAIAASPARAVTPEELLDGVIALVPRSAVQAGLRRARDMLDYGDATTVAAVLGCGRRTSAHDTVPFALWAAARHLGSFEEAFWTTARAGGDVDTTSAIAGGVVAAAERGAPPESWLRHTEALPGWLPGVAR, from the coding sequence ATGAACGCTGACCGTTTCCACCGAGCCCTGGCGAGCCTGCGAGGGCTGGCCGTGGGTGACGCCCTCGGCTCCCAGTTCTTCGTCCCCGCCAACTATCCCGCGCTCAAGCGCCGCGAGCTGCCGCCCGCTCCCTGGCGCTGGACGGACGACACGGAGATGGCCTGCTCCGTGCTGGCCGTCCTCGCCGAACACGGGCGCATCGACCAGGACGCCCTCGCGCGCTCCTTCGCCGAGCGCCACGACTTCGACCGCGGGTACGGCCCGGCGGTGGGCCGCATGCTGCGCCTGATCAGGGAAGGCGGTGACTGGCGCGAGCTGGCGGCCGCGCTGTTCAAGGGGCAGGGCTCCTGGGGCAACGGCGCCGCCATGCGCATCGCCCCTCTGGGCGCCTGGTACGCGGACGACCCCGAGCAGGCCACCCACCAGGCCGAGATCTCCGCCTACACCACCCACCAGCACCGCGAGGCCGTGGCCGGGAGCATGGCCGTGGCCGCCGCCGCGGCCATCGCCGCCAGCCCCGCGCGAGCCGTCACCCCGGAAGAACTGCTCGACGGCGTGATCGCGCTCGTGCCGCGCAGCGCCGTGCAGGCCGGTCTGCGCCGCGCCCGCGACATGCTCGACTACGGCGACGCCACCACCGTCGCCGCCGTCCTGGGCTGTGGGCGCCGCACCAGCGCCCACGACACGGTGCCCTTCGCCCTGTGGGCCGCTGCACGCCACCTGGGCTCCTTCGAGGAGGCCTTCTGGACGACCGCGCGGGCGGGCGGCGACGTGGACACCACGTCCGCCATCGCCGGCGGAGTCGTGGCCGCCGCGGAACGAGGCGCTCCGCCCGAGAGCTGGCTCCGGCACACCGAGGCCCTG